gtagcttgtgcaccaaaGACCTAGATCTAGAATGGTTGCCGCAAACTGTTTTATGGACCTCCCTTATGACGTAGTCCGCTTCTTCGTGGTCGAGGCATCTTAGGAACGGTCGAGAGAATTCGCTTTTGTataggacgtctttaatcaaAACGAACCGGGCatctttaaccttcaactttcttGCGACCTCTTTGTTGTTTGGTAGTTTATAGTCCTTGAGATATGCCGTTATTGGAGCCATCCAAGAATGCTCACTGCTTACCTTCTGCATGCTAGTgccatctaataatgatgagagTTTGACGAAGGATAATACCCGGTTGGGGATGATCATAGGTTCTGCTGAAGTTGCTTTTACGAGTTGGTCGGCATCTTGGTTCTATTCTCTAAGgatttgaaccaacttgacctgGAAGTTGTTTGCTCAACCCTTCACTTCCTCGAGATACCTCTTCAGTCTTTCAATCTTGCACTCGTAGCTTCCATTAACCTGACTGATCATAACTTGAGAATTGGAGTATATGATCATACTCTTAGCTCCCGCGACTATCGTGAGGTCCAGTCCTGCTACTAGGGCTTCATATTCTGCCTTGTTATTGGTGGTAGAGAAATCCAGACAAATCATGCTTTCGATCTTATCTCTTTCTAGGGTGTGGAGCACCACTCTGGCCCCTCTAGCATGtttattggaggatccgtccCTATAGATTCTCCATACGGAAGTCTCCTCTGCCCCCTGGTCTTTTATGATGGTGAACTCAGCGACGAAATCTATTAACACCTGCCCATTTACGGCCGATCACGGTTGATACCGAATATCGAACTCACTCAACTCGATCGCCCACAATGCCATCTGTCCAGCAGCTTCGGGGCTATTCATTGCTTTGCGCAAGGGTTTATCtgtcaggacatttatggtatgtgcttgaaagtatggtttgagtttCCGTGCCGCGATCACCAATGCAAAGGCGAGTTCCTCCATCTGAAGGTACctttcttctgctcctcttaGTGCCCGGCTTATAAAATATACGAGTCTTTGTATCTTGTCTTATTCTCTAAGAAGAGCCGCACTAACGGCTGCTGAGGAGACGACAAGGTATAAGAACAATTCTTGCCCTGGTATAGATGGGCTGAGCAATGGCGGAGCGAAGAGATACACctttaaatcttcaaatgccttttggcactcgtcTGTCTAATCAAATGATCTTCTCAGTGTGCAAAAGAAGGGGAGGCATTTTTCCGTCGCCCTTGATACGAATCTATTGAGGGCTGCTATCTTGCCGTTCAAACTTTGTACTTTCTTTACCGTCCTTAGAGGAGCCAATTCCATTATCGCCTTCATCTTTTCTGGGTTGACCTCGATGCtcctttgggataccatgaatcccaagaaatTTCCTACGGTTACCCTGAACGCGCACTTGctcggattcagcttcattttatatgaccgaagagtgtcgaaagtctcctggaggtccctcatgTGATTGGACTCCTGAatgctttttaccaacatatcatctacgtaaacctgTATGTTTTTGCCAATTTGGTGcatgaacatcttgttcatcaatctctgatatgtggctcctgcgtttttaagcccgaaaggaattactttgtagcagaaaATCCTTGACTTGTTACGAACgaagttttctcttgatcaacTTCATCCAATATAATTTGGTTGTAAccggagaaggcatccatgaagctcaagagttcatgtcttgcggtggagttTACCAAGGTATCAATATGTGGGAGTAGGTAACTATCCTTAGGACAGACCCTATTTAGATCtgtgaagtcgacacacattctccacttcccattggcgttcttgaccattactacgtttgccaaccaatcagggtagtacacctcgcgTATGAAGTCTGCTTCTTGTAGCTTCCATACTTCTTCTGCAATGGCTCGATCTCGTTCAGGGGCGAACACTCGCTTCTCTTGTCGGACAGGAAAGAAAGAGGGTGATACATTCAACCTGTGGACCATAACCGATGGGTTGATCcctggcatgtcctcatgactccatgcaaaaatttcttggttttccttgaggaaTATTGTAAGCGCTTGTCGGACTGTTTGGCTGGCCAAAGTGCCGATTCTTGCGGTCCGTTTGGGCCTAGAATCATCGAGGTGtacttcttctaactcttccGCCGTTTTTGCTACCGTTCGctgttcctcgatgttcattgcttgtaagtggtcatccatttccatcatgacGACGTAGCATTCCCGTGCGGCCACCTGATTTCCGTACAGCTCTCCAACTCCATATTCAGTGGGGGAATTTGACCATTAAATGGTAAGTCGAAGTtacagccttccatgcattgagagttgGCTGTCCAAGGATGGCGTTATAGGCGGAAGAGCAGTCGACCACAAGAAAAactacatccttggttatttgctggGGGTAATCTTTGACCGTCACAGACAACGTGACGACACCTAAAGGGTAGACCCTTGTCCCTTCGAAGCCAACAAGGAGTGCATTTGTTGGGATCACTCGCTCTCTACCAATCCCCATTTGTTGGAACgtggggtagtagaggatatccgTTGAGCTTCTGTTATCaaccaaaactcgatgcatgttgtagtcccctgcccGTATACTAACAACAAGTACGTCGTCATGTGGGTGATGAAGGCGCCATGCATCTTCTTCTGAAAACCCAATGCTGGGGTTATCAAGTTGCGCCATTTTTGGTGAGGAACCCGTCAGCTGGACGCTTTGAACCATCTGCAAGtatgtttttgggcctttttaGACAACCCTACAGAAGTAGTGCCCCCAacaatcatccgtatgtctcctATAGGTGGTCTAGGACGCTCATTTTCCTATCGGGGGGTTTGCTCCTGGGGTTGGTCCTTTCTTTCCTTCcttacgaacctctgcaaccttccttgcctgataagAGCTTCAATTTGCTGTTTTATGTCATAACAATCCTTCGTGTCGTGGCCATGATcacgatgaaaacggcagtatctgTCCATTGGCCTCTTATTAGGATCTCCCTTCATCTTGCCAGGAAACGTCAGGGCTCTttcatctttaatctgcattaATACCTGGTCGATTGGTGCAGTGAGAGgggtgaagttcgtgaatcttcccGTGGGTGGTTTGGATCGTCGATCTTCCCGTCGCTCTCCAGTTCTAGCCATCTTTCATCCCTTATCTAATCGTGCGTCTTCCTGCCTTTCCCTCTTCCTAGGTTTTTCTTCTCGGGCCAGTAATTCATCTTCTACGTTCATGTACTTCTTTGCCCTATAGAGCACATCTGACATTGTTTTCGGGTCATTCTTATATAAGGAGAATAAGAACTTACCATTCCGCAGCTCGTTTGTGAAAGCTGCTACCAGTATCTTGTTAtccgcctcgtctatcgagagagCCTCTTTGTTGAAGCGGGATATGTATGACCTTAGCATCTCATCTTCCAGTTGCTTAATACTCATCAAACAAGCTGTGGACTTCTTGTATTGGTGGCCTCCAATAAAGTGCGAAACGAATTGAGCGCCCAACTCTTTAAAAGTGCTGATCGAATTCAGCGTCAGTCTGTTGTACCATATCCCCGCAGGTCCCTTCAGTGTAGTGGGGAAGGTTTTGCACATGATCTCATCCGGTACACCTTGAAGGTGCATCATGGTTTTGAAAGATTCTAGGTGATCTAAGGGGTCCTTGGACCCGTTATAACTCTCCACCTAAGGCATACGGAACTTTGGGAGAAAGGGGCATGAACTAACAAgtgctgtgaaaggcgaatcggTTCGCTGGACCAAGTCATCGAGGTCACTGGATACTCAACCCTTAAGGGCATTCATAATCACATCCATCCGTTCCTTCATCATCTACATCTCAGCGGCTATGTGAGGAGGGAAAGTGTTCGAGAAACATGGTCAGTTGGTGTCCTGCCTCTTCTGTCTACTCGGGGC
The sequence above is drawn from the Castanea sativa cultivar Marrone di Chiusa Pesio chromosome 5, ASM4071231v1 genome and encodes:
- the LOC142634956 gene encoding uncharacterized protein LOC142634956; protein product: MAQLDNPSIGFSEEDAWRLHHPHDDVLVVSIRAGDYNMHRVLVDNRSSTDILYYPTFQQMGIGRERVIPTNALLVGFEGTRVYPLGVVTLSVTVKDYPQQITKDVVFLVVDCSSAYNAILGQPTLNAWKAVTSTYHLMVKFPH
- the LOC142634957 gene encoding uncharacterized protein LOC142634957, with amino-acid sequence MMHLQGVPDEIMCKTFPTTLKGPAGIWYNRLTLNSISTFKELGAQFVSHFIGGHQYKKSTACLMSIKQLEDEMLRSYISRFNKEALSIDEADNKILVAAFTNELRNGKFLFSLYKNDPKTMSDVLYRAKKYMNVEDELLAREEKPRKRERQEDARLDKG